Proteins co-encoded in one Hymenobacter swuensis DY53 genomic window:
- a CDS encoding NAD(P)-dependent oxidoreductase — protein sequence MRPITIGLIREGKTPPDKRVPLTPKKCTEAEARFPGLQIVAQESPIRCFSDDEYRAAGIEVRSDIADCDILMGVKEVPAAQLIPNKTYLFFSHTVKKQPANRELLRQVLAKNITLIDYEMLTNENGERIVAFGRWAGIVGAYNGLLTYGRKHGLYELKPAYECVDMEDMQEEFFKVKKLPPIKMVVTGSGRVAQGAVEVLNLMGIRRVSVYDYLYLDFNEPVYTQLRSSDYNRRRDGRVWDTPDFHRHPEQYESTFRNFLPVTNLLIACAYWHPAAPRLFEEADTSRAHFRIDTIADVTCDVDGSIPTTKRSSTIQEPAFDYNPATGELEPAYSASGNITVMAVDNLPCELPRNASRDFGRQLLDNVLPHLIHEGTDAVVERATIARNGQLTERYQYLADYVA from the coding sequence ATGCGTCCGATTACCATTGGCCTGATCCGCGAAGGCAAAACCCCGCCCGACAAGCGCGTGCCGCTCACCCCCAAAAAATGCACCGAGGCCGAAGCTCGCTTCCCCGGCCTACAAATTGTAGCCCAGGAGAGCCCCATCCGATGCTTTTCCGACGATGAGTACCGCGCCGCCGGCATTGAAGTGCGCTCCGATATAGCCGATTGTGACATTCTGATGGGCGTGAAAGAAGTGCCCGCAGCGCAGCTCATTCCCAACAAAACCTACCTGTTCTTTTCGCACACCGTGAAAAAGCAGCCCGCCAACCGGGAGCTGCTGCGGCAGGTGCTGGCCAAGAACATCACGCTGATTGACTACGAGATGCTCACCAACGAAAATGGGGAGCGAATTGTGGCTTTCGGACGCTGGGCCGGCATTGTGGGCGCCTACAACGGCCTGCTGACGTACGGTCGCAAGCATGGTCTGTATGAGCTAAAGCCCGCCTATGAGTGCGTGGACATGGAGGACATGCAGGAGGAGTTTTTCAAGGTGAAGAAGCTGCCGCCCATCAAGATGGTGGTGACGGGCTCGGGGCGCGTGGCCCAGGGCGCGGTGGAAGTGCTGAATCTGATGGGCATCCGGCGCGTGAGCGTCTACGATTACCTCTACCTCGATTTCAACGAACCGGTATACACCCAGCTGCGCAGCTCCGACTACAACCGCCGCCGCGACGGCCGCGTCTGGGATACGCCCGATTTTCACCGCCACCCCGAGCAGTACGAAAGCACGTTCCGCAACTTCCTGCCCGTTACCAACCTGCTCATTGCCTGCGCCTACTGGCACCCGGCCGCGCCGCGTTTGTTCGAGGAAGCCGATACCAGCCGCGCCCATTTCCGCATCGATACCATCGCCGACGTGACCTGCGACGTGGACGGCTCCATTCCGACCACCAAGCGCAGCAGCACCATCCAGGAGCCCGCCTTCGACTACAACCCCGCCACCGGTGAGTTGGAACCCGCCTATTCCGCGTCCGGCAACATCACCGTTATGGCCGTGGACAACCTGCCCTGCGAGCTGCCCCGCAATGCCAGTCGGGACTTCGGCCGCCAGCTCCTCGACAACGTGCTGCCCCACCTCATCCATGAAGGCACCGACGCGGTAGTGGAGCGCGCCACCATTGCCCGCAACGGCCAGCTCACCGAGCGGTACCAGTATTTAGCCGACTACGTGGCCTAG
- the gcvP gene encoding aminomethyl-transferring glycine dehydrogenase: protein MLLKTKPADVFVDRHNGPDEAAVAEMLRVIGVESIDQLIDETVPAAIRLKKPLNLPAALTERAFLAKFKGIAGKNKLFKNYIGLGYHDTQLPAVIQRNILENPGWYTAYTPYQAEIAQGRLEALINYQTMIIDLTGLEIANASLLDEGTAAAETLHMFHSLSKKKNATRYFVSEQVLPQTIDVLRTRATPIGIELVVGDHRTADLTDESLFGAILQYPAADGAVYDYTDFISKAHDNNLFVTVAADLLSLTLLTPPGEMGADAVVGNSQRFGVPMGYGGPHAGFLATKDAFKRVIPGRIIGQSIDAAGNKAYRMALQTREQHIRREKATSNICTAQVLLSVLAGMYAVYHGPQRIRQFASNIHALTRTLDTELHALGLEQANEFYFDTLDIQLESKELQTAIRQEAESAGINFRYFEQDGTAHVGISLNQNTEIEDVQDIVAVFSKVLGRDVRQVAQADEVEVTWTDNLIRKSEYLTHPIFNSHHSEHEMLRYMKQLENKDLSLAHSMISLGSCTMKLNATAEMIPVTWPEIGGLHPFAPREQAAGYTEIFHDLEKWLCEVTGFDAVSLQPNSGAQGEYAGLLAIKGYHDARGDQHRNVALIPASAHGTNPASAVMAGMTVVVVKSTEEGNIDVADLKAKAEQYADKLSCLMVTYPSTHGVYEETIIDICATIHQHGGRVYMDGANMNAQVGLTSPATIGADVCHLNLHKTFCIPHGGGGPGVGPIGVVADLAPYLSGHVLVDADGRTAGAVTSAPWGSASILPISYAYINMMGGEGLTQATRIAILNANYIKARLEEHYPVLYTGSNGRCAHEMILECRHFKKAGIEVEDIAKRLMDYGFHAPTVSFPVAGTLMIEPTESESKEELDRFIEAMISIRKEIAEVEAGRTDAKENVLKHAPHTAATVLTHEWTRPYTREEAVYPTEYARAYKFWPTVSRIDSAYGDRNLICSCTPIEQYTDAEEKLVETDKGPSY from the coding sequence ATGTTGCTGAAGACCAAGCCCGCCGATGTGTTCGTGGACCGTCACAACGGCCCCGACGAAGCTGCCGTAGCCGAGATGCTGCGCGTTATCGGCGTGGAGTCGATTGACCAGCTCATCGACGAAACCGTGCCGGCCGCCATCCGCCTCAAGAAGCCGCTGAACCTGCCCGCTGCCCTCACGGAGCGGGCTTTTTTGGCGAAATTCAAAGGCATTGCCGGCAAAAATAAGCTGTTCAAAAACTACATCGGCCTGGGCTACCATGATACCCAGCTGCCGGCCGTGATTCAGCGCAACATTCTGGAAAACCCGGGCTGGTACACCGCCTACACGCCCTACCAGGCCGAAATTGCCCAGGGCCGTCTCGAAGCCCTCATCAATTATCAGACGATGATAATTGACCTCACGGGCCTGGAAATTGCCAACGCCTCCCTGCTCGACGAAGGAACCGCTGCCGCCGAAACGCTGCACATGTTCCACTCGCTGAGCAAGAAGAAAAACGCCACCCGCTACTTTGTGTCGGAGCAGGTGCTACCCCAGACCATCGACGTGCTGCGCACCCGCGCCACGCCCATCGGTATTGAGCTGGTAGTAGGCGACCACCGGACCGCCGACCTCACCGACGAATCCCTGTTCGGGGCCATCCTGCAGTACCCCGCTGCCGACGGCGCCGTGTACGACTACACCGACTTCATCTCGAAAGCCCACGACAACAACCTGTTCGTGACCGTGGCCGCCGATCTGCTGTCCCTGACGCTGCTCACGCCTCCCGGCGAAATGGGCGCCGACGCCGTGGTGGGCAACTCCCAGCGCTTCGGCGTGCCGATGGGCTACGGTGGCCCGCACGCCGGCTTCCTGGCCACCAAAGACGCCTTCAAGCGCGTGATTCCCGGCCGCATCATCGGCCAGAGCATCGACGCGGCCGGCAACAAGGCCTACCGTATGGCCCTACAGACCCGCGAGCAGCACATCCGCCGCGAAAAAGCCACCAGTAACATCTGCACCGCCCAAGTGCTGCTGAGCGTGCTGGCCGGCATGTACGCCGTGTACCACGGCCCGCAGCGCATCCGCCAGTTTGCCAGCAACATCCACGCCCTCACCCGCACCCTCGACACCGAGCTGCACGCCCTGGGTCTGGAGCAGGCCAACGAATTCTACTTCGACACCCTCGATATCCAGCTGGAAAGCAAGGAGTTGCAAACGGCCATCCGCCAAGAGGCTGAGTCGGCGGGCATCAACTTCCGCTATTTCGAGCAGGACGGCACGGCCCACGTGGGCATTTCGCTCAACCAGAACACCGAAATTGAGGATGTGCAGGATATCGTGGCCGTGTTCAGCAAAGTGCTGGGCCGCGACGTACGCCAAGTAGCCCAGGCCGACGAGGTGGAGGTAACCTGGACTGATAACCTGATCCGTAAGAGCGAGTACCTCACGCACCCCATCTTCAACTCGCACCACTCCGAGCACGAGATGCTGCGCTACATGAAGCAGCTCGAAAACAAGGATTTGAGCCTCGCGCACTCCATGATTTCGCTCGGTTCGTGCACCATGAAGCTCAACGCCACCGCCGAGATGATTCCGGTGACCTGGCCCGAAATCGGTGGCTTGCATCCCTTCGCCCCGCGCGAGCAGGCGGCCGGCTACACCGAAATCTTCCACGACTTGGAGAAGTGGCTCTGTGAGGTGACGGGCTTCGATGCCGTGAGCCTGCAGCCCAACTCGGGCGCCCAGGGCGAGTACGCCGGCCTGCTCGCCATCAAAGGCTACCACGATGCCCGCGGCGACCAGCACCGCAACGTGGCCCTGATTCCGGCTTCGGCCCACGGCACCAACCCCGCCTCGGCCGTCATGGCCGGCATGACGGTGGTGGTGGTGAAAAGCACCGAGGAAGGCAACATCGACGTGGCTGACCTCAAGGCCAAGGCCGAGCAGTACGCCGACAAGCTGAGCTGCCTGATGGTGACCTACCCGAGCACGCACGGCGTGTACGAGGAAACTATCATCGACATCTGCGCCACCATTCACCAGCACGGCGGCCGCGTGTACATGGACGGCGCCAACATGAACGCCCAGGTGGGCCTCACTTCGCCCGCCACCATCGGGGCCGACGTGTGCCACCTGAACCTACACAAAACGTTCTGCATTCCGCACGGCGGCGGCGGACCCGGCGTAGGCCCCATCGGTGTAGTAGCTGATCTGGCTCCCTACCTCTCCGGCCACGTGCTGGTAGATGCCGACGGCCGCACGGCCGGTGCCGTTACCTCCGCGCCCTGGGGTTCGGCCAGCATCCTGCCGATTTCCTACGCCTACATCAACATGATGGGCGGCGAAGGACTGACGCAGGCCACGCGCATCGCCATCCTGAATGCCAACTACATCAAGGCCCGTTTGGAGGAGCACTACCCCGTGCTCTACACCGGCTCGAACGGCCGCTGCGCCCACGAGATGATTCTGGAATGCCGCCACTTCAAAAAGGCCGGCATCGAGGTGGAAGACATTGCCAAGCGCCTGATGGACTACGGTTTTCACGCGCCCACAGTGAGCTTCCCGGTAGCTGGTACGCTGATGATTGAGCCCACCGAGTCGGAAAGCAAGGAGGAACTAGACCGCTTCATTGAGGCCATGATCAGCATCCGAAAGGAAATTGCAGAGGTAGAAGCTGGCCGCACCGATGCCAAGGAAAACGTGCTCAAGCATGCCCCGCACACCGCCGCTACCGTGCTAACCCACGAATGGACGCGCCCTTACACCCGTGAGGAAGCTGTATACCCCACCGAGTACGCCCGCGCCTACAAGTTCTGGCCTACCGTTTCCCGCATCGACTCAGCCTACGGCGACCGGAACCTGATCTGCTCCTGCACCCCCATCGAGCAGTACACCGACGCGGAAGAGAAGCTGGTAGAGACTGACAAAGGTCCGTCGTATTAG
- a CDS encoding lipoprotein, with protein sequence MKKYVLYFGSLALLASCSASKDESRSNRTSTTPVAHNTVVECILYDGMTKDSPQLTTIGSGNEVQVMDTVDAYFLKVRVTANGKTQNGYMYRTCFGK encoded by the coding sequence ATGAAAAAATACGTACTCTACTTCGGCAGCCTAGCCTTGCTGGCTTCCTGCAGTGCCTCCAAAGATGAATCCCGCTCCAATCGTACGTCTACTACTCCGGTAGCACATAATACTGTGGTGGAATGCATTCTGTATGATGGCATGACCAAGGATTCGCCCCAACTGACCACTATCGGTTCTGGTAACGAGGTGCAGGTGATGGACACCGTGGACGCGTACTTCCTGAAAGTGCGCGTAACGGCCAACGGTAAAACCCAGAACGGCTATATGTACCGCACCTGCTTCGGCAAATAG
- a CDS encoding DUF4136 domain-containing protein: MNRISHFLARPLALSALGLSLLLGVSSCATTARVGVTSDFDHSVNFRAYRTWAWYPQQPTDTEGGPAKGYESFLDKRIRTAVEQQLAQKGLAMVEKNPDVYVAYSARVEDKQRATGGAYSPYGFPYYGYGYGYSSLYNRGFVTDYKAGTVILDFVDAKRKELAWRGQGQAQVDQQTISEAEVQRIVTSILGNYPPQDGQPSQASR, translated from the coding sequence ATGAACCGCATTTCCCATTTTTTAGCCCGGCCGCTGGCTCTTTCAGCCCTGGGCCTGAGCCTGCTGTTGGGTGTCAGCAGCTGTGCTACTACGGCGCGCGTAGGCGTCACCTCCGATTTTGACCATTCTGTAAACTTCCGTGCCTACAGAACCTGGGCGTGGTATCCGCAGCAACCTACCGATACGGAAGGCGGCCCGGCCAAAGGCTACGAGTCGTTTCTGGACAAGCGCATCCGCACGGCGGTAGAGCAGCAACTGGCGCAGAAAGGCCTGGCGATGGTAGAGAAAAACCCGGATGTATACGTAGCCTACAGTGCCCGTGTGGAGGATAAGCAGCGGGCTACCGGTGGGGCATATAGTCCCTATGGCTTCCCTTACTACGGGTATGGCTACGGTTACAGCAGCCTCTACAACCGAGGTTTTGTAACTGACTACAAAGCCGGCACCGTTATCCTTGACTTTGTGGATGCCAAGCGGAAGGAGCTGGCGTGGCGCGGCCAAGGCCAAGCCCAGGTAGATCAGCAGACGATTTCGGAGGCTGAAGTGCAGCGCATTGTCACGAGCATTCTAGGCAACTATCCGCCCCAGGATGGGCAACCTTCCCAGGCCAGCCGGTAA